In the genome of Spirochaetia bacterium, one region contains:
- a CDS encoding biotin attachment protein codes for MKKKKVDFMCTAFRDGFQSVFGARVFTKDFMPAVAAAKEAGITHFEAGGGARFQSLYFYSNEDAFDMMDEFRRVAGPDANLQTLSRGVNVVGLDSQPRDIIKLHAQMFKKHGMTTIRNFDALNDVNNLIDSGQAIHDAGLKHEVTVTMMSLPPNVTGAHDPDFYENVLRQILDAGIPFDSVCFKDASGTTTPHVVYETIKRARKLLGNDVPICIHSHETAGVSVAQYLMALEAGVNQIDVSMSPCSGGTCSPDIITMWHALRGTEFELDVDIDKIKKAEEVFQDCMKDYFLPPEASKVNPTIPFFPLPGGALTANTQMLRDNGLMDKFPQIVKAMGETVAKGGFGTSVTPVSQFYFQQAFNNVMFGPWKKIAEGYGKMVLGYFGKTPVAPDPEVVKIAAEQLKLEPTTKKVVDINDADPTKGRDVAIKMLKDNNVEVTDENIFIAASCKEKGILYLTGKSKANGVRKIDRKAEEARKKGEFTVTVNGKAYGVKLSKADAKVNGVSYPLTVKTGIDEAAIAASAAVAAPAAAASAVPAGPGTPVVAPMPGLVLRFNVKEGDVVTKNQSLMVMEAMKMENEIFAPCDGTVTKICVSQGQQLVADDELMIIG; via the coding sequence ATGAAGAAAAAGAAAGTCGATTTTATGTGTACAGCTTTCCGCGACGGTTTCCAGTCCGTTTTCGGAGCCCGTGTCTTTACCAAGGATTTCATGCCGGCCGTTGCTGCTGCAAAAGAGGCAGGCATCACCCATTTTGAGGCCGGTGGCGGAGCCCGTTTCCAGTCTCTTTATTTTTATAGCAATGAAGATGCTTTCGACATGATGGATGAATTCCGAAGAGTGGCAGGTCCTGATGCAAATCTCCAGACCCTGTCCCGTGGTGTCAATGTCGTCGGATTGGATTCCCAGCCACGTGACATCATCAAGCTGCACGCACAGATGTTCAAGAAACATGGTATGACTACCATCCGTAACTTTGATGCTCTCAACGATGTCAACAACCTGATCGATAGCGGACAGGCAATTCACGATGCCGGACTCAAGCATGAAGTAACGGTTACCATGATGAGCCTTCCCCCAAATGTTACCGGTGCGCATGATCCTGATTTCTATGAAAATGTCCTTCGCCAGATTTTGGATGCCGGCATTCCTTTCGATTCCGTCTGTTTCAAGGACGCTTCGGGAACTACTACGCCGCATGTGGTTTATGAAACCATAAAGAGGGCGAGGAAACTGTTGGGCAATGATGTTCCTATCTGTATCCATAGCCATGAAACTGCAGGTGTATCAGTTGCACAGTATCTGATGGCTCTTGAAGCCGGTGTCAACCAGATTGACGTATCCATGTCACCTTGTTCCGGCGGCACCTGTTCTCCTGATATCATTACCATGTGGCATGCACTTCGTGGTACGGAATTTGAACTTGATGTTGACATTGACAAGATCAAGAAAGCAGAGGAAGTTTTCCAGGACTGCATGAAAGATTATTTCTTGCCTCCTGAAGCATCGAAAGTCAATCCGACTATTCCGTTCTTCCCGCTTCCCGGCGGTGCTCTTACAGCCAATACCCAGATGCTCCGTGACAATGGCTTGATGGATAAGTTCCCCCAGATTGTAAAAGCAATGGGTGAGACGGTTGCAAAGGGTGGTTTCGGTACTTCTGTTACTCCTGTTTCCCAGTTTTATTTCCAACAGGCATTCAACAATGTCATGTTCGGACCGTGGAAAAAGATTGCAGAAGGCTACGGCAAGATGGTCCTTGGCTATTTTGGCAAGACCCCTGTTGCTCCTGATCCGGAAGTTGTCAAGATTGCTGCCGAACAGCTCAAGCTGGAACCCACTACAAAGAAAGTTGTCGATATCAATGATGCAGATCCTACCAAGGGTCGTGATGTTGCGATCAAGATGTTGAAGGACAATAACGTTGAAGTTACTGATGAGAATATTTTCATTGCAGCTTCATGTAAGGAAAAGGGGATCCTCTATCTGACCGGAAAGTCAAAGGCTAACGGGGTAAGAAAGATTGACCGCAAGGCTGAAGAAGCAAGGAAGAAGGGTGAATTTACCGTTACCGTCAATGGCAAGGCCTATGGTGTCAAGCTCAGCAAGGCTGATGCTAAGGTGAACGGTGTCTCTTATCCTCTTACCGTCAAGACAGGTATTGATGAAGCTGCCATTGCTGCTTCTGCTGCTGTTGCAGCACCGGCTGCTGCCGCTTCTGCTGTACCTGCAGGACCTGGCACACCTGTTGTTGCTCCTATGCCTGGACTGGTACTTCGTTTCAATGTCAAGGAAGGCGATGTAGTTACCAAGAACCAGAGCCTTATGGTCATGGAAGCCATGAAAATGGAAAATGAAATCTTTGCACCATGTGATGGCACGGTGACTAAGATTTGTGTAAGTCAGGGGCAACAGCTTGTTGCTGATGATGAGCTGATGATCATCGGCTGA